One window of Longimicrobium sp. genomic DNA carries:
- a CDS encoding FtsX-like permease family protein, which yields MIAALAVAAALAQAPGPLPQVLVERRLAESVPLAVGDTVRVRSLAARDAPRPFVVAGVFEREADPNRIARNEYEVRFHLPDLQALTGKADRVDRFAVALAPGARADSAARWIEGIAFGTRAYGSAALARETSATFAVVSRFHDAIGVVTILASAIFLLCVMVIRVDERRRDVSMLRLIGISRRTVFRAIVIEAVLIAIAGSAAGAGLGLVSARLVNAHYARVYDTTLRFALVTPRIVLLAALLGLALGVAAGALAAWRVVTVPPQKLGER from the coding sequence ATGATCGCCGCCCTCGCCGTCGCCGCCGCGCTCGCGCAGGCGCCCGGCCCGCTCCCTCAGGTGCTGGTCGAGCGGCGCTTGGCCGAGTCCGTGCCGCTCGCCGTGGGCGACACCGTGCGCGTGCGCTCGCTGGCCGCGCGGGACGCGCCGCGGCCGTTCGTGGTGGCCGGCGTCTTCGAGCGCGAGGCGGACCCCAACCGCATCGCACGCAACGAGTACGAGGTGCGCTTCCACCTCCCCGACCTGCAGGCGCTCACCGGCAAGGCCGACCGCGTGGACCGCTTCGCCGTGGCGCTGGCCCCCGGCGCCCGCGCCGACTCGGCCGCGCGCTGGATCGAGGGGATCGCCTTCGGCACGCGCGCCTACGGGAGCGCCGCGCTGGCCCGCGAGACCAGCGCCACCTTCGCCGTGGTCTCGCGCTTCCACGACGCCATCGGCGTGGTCACCATCCTGGCGAGCGCCATCTTCCTCCTCTGCGTGATGGTGATCCGCGTGGACGAGCGCCGCCGCGACGTGTCGATGCTGCGGCTGATCGGCATCAGCCGCCGCACCGTCTTCCGCGCCATCGTGATCGAGGCGGTGCTCATCGCGATCGCGGGCAGCGCGGCCGGCGCGGGGCTGGGGCTCGTGTCGGCGCGCCTGGTCAACGCGCACTACGCCCGCGTCTACGACACCACGCTCCGCTTCGCGCTGGTCACGCCGCGCATCGTGCTCCTGGCGGCGCTGCTGGGGCTGGCGCTGGGAGTGGCCGCCGGCGCGCTGGCCGCCTGGCGCGTGGTCACCGTGCCGCCGCAGAAGCTGGGGGAGCGGTGA
- a CDS encoding methyltransferase domain-containing protein — protein MDPVPLNQDPEAVYALSEQLLGASQQESFPYEYDINGRPFLVFANVFSPKHLPGAETFSRMLPFVPGIDFLEIGPGTGAVSVFAALAGARRVVAVDINPDAVANTRANAEKHGVADRVDVREGDVFGPLEPGERFDLIFWNFPFGYVEPGMELTPLQRSTLDPGYEATRRYVAEGPGRLEPGGLLTLGFSETIGRLDLVERIAAEAGLVARVIRRAPPQPQLPMTFELIELAPRTKGIAG, from the coding sequence ATGGACCCCGTCCCGCTCAACCAGGACCCCGAGGCGGTCTACGCGCTCTCGGAGCAGCTGCTGGGGGCGAGCCAGCAGGAGAGCTTTCCGTACGAGTACGACATCAACGGGAGGCCCTTTCTGGTGTTCGCCAACGTCTTCTCGCCCAAGCACCTCCCGGGCGCGGAGACCTTCTCCCGCATGCTGCCGTTCGTGCCGGGGATCGACTTCCTGGAGATCGGGCCGGGGACCGGGGCGGTATCGGTGTTCGCGGCGCTGGCGGGGGCGCGGCGCGTGGTGGCGGTCGACATCAACCCCGACGCGGTCGCCAACACCCGCGCCAACGCCGAGAAGCACGGCGTCGCCGACCGGGTGGACGTGCGCGAGGGCGACGTGTTCGGCCCGCTGGAGCCGGGCGAGCGCTTCGACCTGATCTTCTGGAACTTCCCCTTCGGCTACGTGGAGCCGGGGATGGAGCTCACCCCGCTGCAGCGCTCCACGCTCGACCCCGGCTACGAGGCCACCCGCCGCTACGTGGCCGAGGGCCCGGGCCGGCTCGAGCCGGGCGGCCTGCTCACCCTGGGCTTCAGCGAGACCATCGGCCGGCTGGATCTGGTGGAGCGGATCGCCGCCGAGGCGGGCCTCGTGGCGCGCGTCATCCGCCGCGCCCCGCCCCAGCCGCAGCTCCCCATGACCTTCGAGCTGATCGAGCTGGCGCCGCGCACCAAGGGCATCGCCGGATGA
- a CDS encoding alpha/beta hydrolase-fold protein, whose product MRSLLFASVLSVFSGAALLAQTRAAASGPSPLVIGETFTIDSRVLGETRRINVYAPAVSADSVRLPVLYMPDGGMAEDFLHIAGLVQISVANGTMRPFLLVGIENTQRRRDLTGPTENEEDRKIAPVVGGSEAFRRFIRTELMPEVRARYRTTDETAIVGESLAGLFVVETFFLEPDLFDTYIAFDPSLWWNDQRLLGSAAPSLRARPRHGERLYLASSKNEIAALTQRLARVLEESGFPGDHLFYQSLPNETHATIYHPAALQAFRQLFKPPAQP is encoded by the coding sequence ATGAGGTCGCTCCTTTTCGCTTCTGTACTCTCCGTCTTCTCGGGCGCGGCGCTCCTCGCGCAGACCCGCGCGGCGGCTTCGGGCCCGTCGCCGCTGGTCATCGGCGAGACGTTCACCATCGATTCCAGGGTCCTGGGCGAGACGCGGCGCATCAACGTCTATGCGCCCGCGGTTTCGGCCGATTCCGTCCGCCTGCCCGTCCTCTACATGCCGGACGGCGGCATGGCGGAGGACTTCCTCCACATCGCCGGCCTGGTGCAGATCTCGGTGGCCAACGGAACCATGCGGCCGTTCCTGCTGGTCGGCATCGAGAACACCCAGCGCCGCCGCGACCTGACGGGGCCCACCGAGAACGAGGAAGACCGCAAGATTGCCCCGGTCGTCGGCGGGTCGGAGGCCTTCCGGCGCTTCATCCGCACCGAGCTGATGCCGGAGGTGAGGGCCCGCTACCGCACCACGGACGAGACGGCGATCGTGGGAGAGTCGCTGGCGGGCCTGTTCGTCGTGGAGACGTTCTTCCTCGAGCCCGACCTCTTCGACACCTACATCGCGTTCGATCCCAGCCTGTGGTGGAACGACCAGCGGCTGCTCGGCAGCGCGGCCCCGTCCCTCCGGGCCCGCCCCCGGCACGGCGAAAGGCTGTACCTGGCCAGCAGCAAGAACGAGATTGCGGCGCTCACCCAGCGCCTGGCGAGGGTGCTGGAGGAGAGCGGATTTCCCGGGGACCACCTGTTCTACCAGAGCCTGCCGAACGAAACCCACGCCACCATCTACCACCCCGCCGCGCTCCAGGCCTTCCGACAGCTCTTCAAGCCGCCGGCGCAGCCGTAG
- a CDS encoding FtsX-like permease family protein codes for MIVAASLRALFRRRGRTLLALAGIAVSAALLIDMTMLASGLTVSFGEVLGMTGYSMRVTPKGTLPFDSEAGIPDGEEVGRRIAAVPGVRSVAAVLGAQLRVAEGDSAGPPLFTVGIDPRAQFLYRVVEGREPGRGEVVVSEPLARDEGLSVGDSITLAGDLDVSLGRARETRMYRVAGFGDFVFDYEGQHSLALHIDDVRAATGRAGEVSLFGVAAAEGVDEDSLARRITAAVPEVSTYSTRELMVEMDRRLSYFRQLAAILGSVSMVVTALLVATIVTIGVRERFGEIATLRAIGVAGRRILLAVVAEGLALAALGCLAGLPLGLWMAGRLDRILLSFPGIPARMTFFAWEAGRVGLAVGLVIAIGALAGCVPGLGAVRASLAQALREEAE; via the coding sequence GTGATCGTCGCCGCCTCGCTCCGCGCCCTCTTCCGCCGCCGCGGCCGCACGCTGCTGGCGCTGGCGGGGATCGCCGTCTCGGCCGCGCTGCTGATCGACATGACCATGCTCGCCTCGGGGCTCACCGTCTCCTTCGGCGAGGTGCTGGGGATGACGGGCTACAGCATGCGCGTCACCCCGAAGGGCACGCTCCCCTTCGACAGCGAGGCCGGGATCCCCGACGGCGAGGAGGTGGGCCGCCGCATCGCCGCCGTCCCGGGGGTGCGCTCGGTGGCGGCGGTGCTCGGCGCCCAGCTCCGCGTGGCGGAGGGCGACAGCGCCGGCCCGCCGCTCTTCACCGTCGGCATCGACCCGCGCGCGCAGTTCCTCTACCGCGTGGTGGAGGGGCGCGAGCCCGGGCGCGGCGAGGTGGTCGTGAGCGAACCGCTGGCGCGCGACGAGGGGCTGTCGGTGGGAGACTCGATCACGCTGGCGGGCGACCTGGACGTCTCGCTCGGCCGGGCGCGCGAGACGCGGATGTACCGCGTGGCCGGCTTCGGTGACTTCGTCTTCGACTACGAGGGCCAGCACTCGCTGGCGCTGCACATCGACGACGTGCGGGCGGCCACGGGGCGCGCGGGCGAGGTCTCGCTCTTCGGCGTGGCCGCGGCCGAGGGGGTGGACGAGGATTCGCTCGCGCGCCGCATCACCGCCGCCGTCCCCGAGGTCTCCACCTACTCCACCCGCGAGCTGATGGTGGAGATGGACCGCCGGCTCAGCTACTTCAGGCAGCTCGCGGCGATCCTGGGGAGCGTGTCGATGGTGGTCACCGCGCTCCTGGTGGCCACCATCGTGACCATCGGCGTGCGCGAGCGCTTCGGCGAGATCGCCACGCTCCGGGCCATCGGCGTGGCGGGGCGGCGCATCCTGCTGGCCGTGGTGGCCGAGGGGCTGGCGCTGGCGGCGCTGGGGTGCCTGGCGGGGCTGCCGCTGGGGCTGTGGATGGCGGGGCGGCTGGACCGGATCCTCCTCTCCTTCCCCGGCATCCCCGCGCGGATGACCTTCTTCGCCTGGGAGGCCGGGCGCGTGGGCCTGGCCGTGGGCCTGGTGATCGCCATCGGCGCCCTCGCCGGCTGCGTCCCCGGCCTGGGCGCCGTCCGCGCCTCCCTCGCCCAGGCCCTGCGCGAGGAGGCGGAGTGA
- a CDS encoding YIP1 family protein, with protein sequence MARSLTERMIGAAMLDVSVYEEVEADTTATGQAALVVAIVAICSAIGAAGNGGKGIIGAVISAFIGWVIWAALTYAIGTGLFRGTATIGELLRTLGFAMSPGVLYILGFIPILGPLVAIVVKIWMLVTGVVAIRQALDIDTGKAVLTALISWLVMIVVGIIIAMIVAGVALTGAAIGAAFGL encoded by the coding sequence ATGGCTCGCTCGCTGACCGAACGGATGATCGGCGCCGCCATGCTGGACGTGTCGGTTTACGAGGAGGTGGAAGCGGACACCACCGCGACCGGCCAGGCCGCCCTGGTCGTCGCCATCGTCGCCATCTGCTCCGCCATCGGCGCGGCGGGCAATGGGGGCAAGGGAATCATCGGCGCGGTGATCAGCGCCTTCATCGGGTGGGTGATCTGGGCGGCGCTCACCTATGCGATCGGCACCGGGCTCTTCAGGGGAACGGCCACCATCGGCGAGCTGCTGCGCACGCTGGGCTTCGCCATGAGCCCCGGGGTGCTCTACATCCTCGGCTTCATCCCGATCCTGGGGCCGCTGGTGGCGATCGTGGTGAAGATCTGGATGCTGGTTACCGGCGTGGTCGCCATCCGCCAGGCGCTCGACATCGACACGGGGAAGGCGGTGCTCACCGCGCTGATCAGCTGGCTCGTCATGATCGTCGTCGGCATCATCATCGCCATGATCGTCGCCGGCGTGGCCCTCACGGGTGCGGCCATCGGCGCGGCCTTCGGCCTCTGA
- a CDS encoding DUF445 domain-containing protein translates to MSKVLTETTHAPVPQAGTLKLQPIKDEELKREALEKMKFRATGLLVAAAVVNVIARILEVRWPGFGYLRATAEAAMVGGLADWFAVTALFRYPMGIKIPHTAIVPNRKDRIGRSLGSFVQNNFLSPPVISMRLKHAQIARKLADWLSDPAHAEVVGRHAAAAVSGVMQVLRDEEVQEVIEDTVVRRVRETQVAPLMGNVLSLVTAENRHQELLNAALRLIDRLVDENRDALRQRIRAELPWWVPSPIDEKIYQKIINGVDHTLDEVASDPNHPLRARFNEAVAEFIERLKSSPELIERGEHIKEEVLEHPAVRGYSASLWTDLKASVLRHAADPGSEFRGRIAHTVNRFAESLREDEELLAKIDGWIEGAVLYFVEQYRGEVAELISSTVQAWDPEDTTRKIELQIGKDLQFIRINGTLVGGLAGLLIYAISQFFAG, encoded by the coding sequence ATGTCGAAGGTCCTGACCGAGACCACGCACGCGCCGGTGCCGCAGGCGGGCACCCTCAAGCTCCAGCCGATCAAGGACGAGGAGCTGAAGCGCGAGGCGCTGGAGAAGATGAAGTTCCGCGCCACGGGGCTGCTGGTGGCGGCCGCCGTGGTCAACGTGATCGCCCGCATCCTGGAGGTGCGCTGGCCGGGGTTCGGCTACCTGCGCGCCACCGCCGAGGCCGCCATGGTGGGCGGGCTGGCCGACTGGTTCGCCGTCACCGCCCTCTTCCGCTACCCGATGGGGATCAAGATCCCCCACACGGCCATCGTCCCCAACCGCAAGGACCGCATCGGCAGGAGCCTGGGCAGCTTCGTGCAGAACAACTTCCTGTCGCCGCCGGTGATCAGCATGCGGCTGAAGCACGCGCAGATCGCCCGCAAGCTGGCCGACTGGCTGAGCGACCCCGCGCACGCCGAGGTGGTGGGCAGGCACGCCGCCGCCGCCGTGAGCGGCGTGATGCAGGTGCTGCGCGACGAGGAGGTGCAGGAGGTGATCGAGGACACGGTGGTCCGCCGCGTCCGCGAGACCCAGGTGGCCCCGCTGATGGGGAACGTGCTGTCGCTGGTGACCGCCGAGAACCGGCACCAGGAGCTCTTGAACGCCGCGCTGCGCCTGATCGACCGGCTGGTGGACGAGAACCGCGACGCCCTGCGCCAGCGCATCCGCGCCGAGCTGCCCTGGTGGGTCCCCTCGCCGATCGACGAGAAGATCTACCAGAAGATCATCAACGGCGTGGACCACACGCTCGACGAGGTGGCGAGCGACCCCAACCACCCGCTGCGGGCGCGCTTCAACGAGGCGGTGGCCGAGTTCATCGAGCGGCTGAAGAGCTCGCCCGAGCTGATCGAGCGCGGCGAGCACATCAAGGAGGAGGTGCTGGAGCACCCGGCGGTGCGCGGCTACTCGGCCTCGCTGTGGACGGACCTCAAGGCCTCGGTGCTGCGCCACGCCGCCGACCCCGGCTCGGAGTTCCGCGGTCGCATCGCCCACACCGTCAACCGCTTCGCCGAGTCGCTGCGCGAGGACGAGGAGCTGCTGGCCAAGATCGACGGGTGGATCGAGGGCGCGGTGCTCTACTTCGTGGAGCAGTACCGCGGCGAGGTGGCCGAGCTGATCTCCAGCACCGTCCAGGCGTGGGACCCCGAGGACACCACCCGCAAGATCGAGCTGCAGATCGGCAAGGACCTGCAGTTCATCCGCATCAACGGCACGCTGGTGGGCGGCCTGGCGGGGCTCTTGATCTACGCGATCTCGCAGTTCTTCGCGGGATGA
- a CDS encoding ABC transporter ATP-binding protein — translation MTETRSGITEEQMTVPDDASAGMRRVIEARGIVKEYPYGGDAVRALRGVDLDVDAGEMVAVVGPSGCGKSSLLNVLAGIDPPTAGEVRLLGEPLYALGERARSALRLRRLGFIFQRFHLLAVLSAAENVELPMAEAGVPRPERRRRARELLEYVGLGHRLEHRPPHLSGGEQQRVAIARALANRPEVLFADEPTGELDRRTGEEVISLFARLNADGTTMVIVTHDPDVARHAGRVVEMADGLVVSAGR, via the coding sequence ATGACTGAGACACGTTCGGGAATAACAGAAGAGCAGATGACGGTGCCGGACGACGCATCCGCCGGTATGCGCCGCGTGATCGAGGCCCGCGGGATCGTGAAGGAGTACCCGTACGGGGGCGACGCCGTGCGCGCGCTGCGCGGCGTGGACCTGGACGTGGACGCGGGGGAGATGGTGGCCGTGGTGGGCCCGTCCGGCTGCGGGAAGAGCTCGCTGCTGAACGTGCTGGCGGGGATCGACCCGCCCACCGCGGGCGAGGTGAGGCTCCTCGGCGAGCCGCTCTACGCGCTCGGCGAGCGGGCGCGCTCGGCGCTCCGGCTCCGGCGGCTGGGCTTCATCTTCCAGCGCTTCCACCTGCTGGCCGTGCTCAGCGCCGCCGAGAACGTGGAGCTGCCGATGGCCGAAGCGGGCGTGCCCAGGCCGGAGCGGCGGCGGCGCGCGCGCGAGCTGCTGGAGTACGTGGGGCTGGGGCACCGGCTGGAGCACCGCCCGCCGCACCTCTCCGGCGGCGAGCAGCAGCGGGTCGCCATCGCCCGCGCGCTGGCCAACCGCCCCGAGGTGCTCTTCGCCGACGAGCCCACCGGCGAGCTGGACCGCCGCACCGGCGAGGAGGTGATCTCCCTCTTCGCCCGCCTGAACGCCGACGGCACCACCATGGTGATCGTCACCCACGACCCCGACGTCGCCCGCCACGCCGGCCGCGTGGTGGAGATGGCCGACGGGCTGGTGGTGAGCGCCGGCCGATGA
- a CDS encoding DUF1835 domain-containing protein, protein MLHVTNGDCAADVIREAGLPGEVLPWRDVLHEGPVPARLPLEELSAVRARWMDGHGWVAPEVSVAGEFAARDRTLAGFRDHDEVVLWFEHDLYDQLQLVQLLDWFATQDLGTTRLTLVCGDEYLGLSTPARLAERFAGRRPVTDAQLALGEAAWNAFRSPDPTAVSSLLAEDTSALPWLDGALRRHLEQFPSTRNGLSRSEQQALEALADGARTLRDVFLAHNHREDPVWLGDAPLVDYVEDLARGDAPLVRIGRNGDGLLDRGVELTDAGWAVLDEREDRVRLNGIDRWLGGVHLRGHESPWRWDPGERRLVSTSA, encoded by the coding sequence ATGCTCCACGTGACCAACGGCGACTGCGCCGCCGACGTGATCCGCGAGGCCGGGCTCCCCGGCGAGGTGCTCCCCTGGCGCGACGTGCTGCACGAGGGCCCCGTCCCCGCGCGGCTGCCGCTGGAGGAGCTCTCGGCCGTGCGCGCGCGCTGGATGGACGGGCACGGCTGGGTCGCGCCGGAGGTGTCGGTGGCCGGCGAGTTCGCCGCGCGCGACCGCACCCTGGCGGGCTTCCGCGACCACGACGAGGTGGTGCTCTGGTTCGAGCACGACCTGTACGACCAGCTCCAGCTCGTGCAGCTCCTGGACTGGTTCGCCACGCAGGACCTGGGCACCACCCGCCTCACCCTGGTCTGCGGCGACGAGTACCTGGGCCTGTCCACCCCCGCGCGCCTGGCCGAGCGCTTCGCCGGGCGCCGGCCGGTGACGGACGCGCAGCTCGCGCTCGGCGAGGCCGCCTGGAACGCATTCCGCTCCCCGGACCCCACCGCGGTCTCGTCGCTCCTGGCGGAAGACACCTCCGCGCTGCCGTGGCTGGACGGGGCGCTGCGGCGGCACCTGGAGCAGTTCCCCTCCACCCGCAACGGCCTCTCGCGCAGCGAGCAGCAGGCGCTGGAGGCGCTCGCCGACGGCGCGCGGACGCTGCGCGACGTCTTCCTGGCGCACAACCACCGCGAAGATCCCGTGTGGCTGGGCGACGCCCCGCTGGTCGACTACGTGGAGGACCTGGCGCGCGGCGACGCCCCGCTGGTGCGCATCGGCCGCAACGGCGACGGGCTGCTGGACCGCGGCGTGGAGCTCACCGACGCCGGCTGGGCGGTGCTCGACGAGCGCGAGGACCGCGTGCGGCTGAACGGCATCGACCGCTGGCTGGGCGGCGTGCACCTGCGCGGCCACGAATCCCCCTGGCGCTGGGACCCCGGAGAGCGCCGGCTGGTCTCCACTTCCGCCTGA
- a CDS encoding SWIM zinc finger family protein, whose product MQTQEIQLPTESEVRRRVGDGVFRRGDEYCRRGAVLSLSRRGGALLAEVAGSEAAPYRVTVTVGRRGEVRAACTCPFMEEGDGWCKHVVAALLRAEREPEAVSEEPALETLLAPLTAEQLRAFVAQWAGEDPDGYDRVRAYAARCREPGGGRESVDAVRRATRRRVRRILHSLDHLDPPETRRHAGELASAVEEVVGEALDCARGGECAASLAMLEALTAEYVAGWTRLDDSDGELGAVFWTLASAWAESVLTAPLTPEGRRVLADRLQEWSAEARRHGVDSFDLAVAAAEEGWEAPRVARALAGEPVAPREAADGGEDPRADEDAGDDEHGWSWRDLAEIRLEVLERSGRREDALRLALAEGLHGRAADLLLAGGRVDEALALALEHPASHAETLALARRLWAEGEAERALQLGERALADPGAKDAAPLAAWVRDRAREAGRPALELRAAEHAFAAAPDLAAWQALRRAAGREWPALRERMLEQLRAGPRRPWPGVVDVLLHEERFADALDAVEESRDYELVGRVADACAERLPARVIPLCRGHAEAIMDAGQSGAYGAAARWLRRARRAYAAAGREREWSEYLARLLARHQKKHRLRPILESLARPT is encoded by the coding sequence TTGCAAACACAGGAAATCCAGCTACCCACCGAGAGCGAGGTCCGCCGGCGCGTCGGCGACGGCGTCTTCCGGCGCGGCGACGAGTACTGCCGGCGCGGGGCGGTGCTGTCGCTCAGCCGCCGCGGCGGGGCGCTCCTGGCCGAGGTCGCCGGGAGCGAGGCGGCGCCGTACCGCGTCACCGTCACCGTCGGCCGCCGCGGCGAGGTGCGGGCCGCCTGCACCTGCCCGTTCATGGAGGAGGGCGACGGCTGGTGCAAGCACGTGGTCGCCGCCCTGCTGCGCGCCGAGCGGGAGCCCGAGGCGGTGAGCGAGGAGCCCGCGCTGGAGACCCTGCTGGCGCCGCTCACCGCGGAGCAGCTCCGCGCGTTCGTGGCCCAGTGGGCCGGCGAGGACCCCGACGGCTACGACCGCGTGCGCGCCTACGCCGCACGCTGCCGCGAGCCCGGGGGAGGGCGCGAGTCGGTGGACGCCGTGCGCCGGGCCACCCGCCGCCGCGTGCGCCGCATCCTGCACTCGCTCGACCACCTGGACCCGCCCGAGACGCGCCGGCACGCGGGCGAGCTCGCCAGCGCGGTGGAGGAGGTGGTCGGCGAAGCGCTCGACTGCGCGCGCGGCGGGGAGTGCGCCGCCTCCCTGGCCATGCTGGAGGCGCTCACCGCCGAGTACGTCGCCGGCTGGACCCGGCTGGACGACTCCGACGGCGAGCTGGGGGCGGTGTTCTGGACCCTGGCCTCCGCCTGGGCCGAGTCCGTGCTCACCGCCCCCCTCACCCCCGAGGGGCGCCGCGTCCTGGCCGACCGGCTGCAGGAGTGGAGCGCCGAGGCGCGCAGGCACGGCGTCGACTCGTTCGACCTGGCCGTCGCCGCCGCCGAGGAAGGATGGGAGGCGCCGCGCGTGGCCCGCGCCCTCGCCGGCGAGCCCGTCGCCCCGCGCGAGGCGGCGGACGGTGGCGAGGACCCACGGGCGGACGAGGACGCCGGCGACGACGAGCACGGCTGGTCGTGGCGCGACCTGGCGGAGATCCGCCTGGAGGTGCTGGAGCGCTCCGGGCGCCGCGAAGACGCGCTCCGCCTGGCGCTGGCCGAGGGGCTGCACGGGCGCGCCGCCGACCTGCTGCTCGCCGGGGGCCGCGTGGACGAGGCGCTGGCCCTCGCCCTGGAGCACCCCGCCTCGCACGCCGAGACGCTGGCCCTGGCGCGCCGCCTGTGGGCCGAGGGCGAGGCGGAGCGCGCGCTGCAGCTGGGCGAGCGGGCGCTCGCGGACCCGGGCGCGAAAGACGCCGCGCCGCTGGCCGCCTGGGTGCGCGACCGCGCCCGCGAGGCCGGCCGCCCCGCGCTGGAGCTCAGGGCCGCGGAGCACGCCTTCGCCGCCGCGCCCGACCTCGCCGCCTGGCAGGCGCTGCGGCGCGCGGCGGGGCGCGAATGGCCGGCGCTGCGCGAGCGGATGCTGGAGCAGCTCCGTGCGGGGCCGCGCCGCCCCTGGCCGGGCGTGGTGGACGTCCTGCTGCACGAGGAGCGCTTCGCCGACGCGCTCGACGCGGTGGAGGAGAGCCGCGACTACGAGCTGGTGGGCCGCGTGGCGGACGCCTGCGCCGAGCGCCTCCCCGCGCGCGTGATCCCCCTCTGCCGCGGGCACGCGGAGGCGATCATGGACGCGGGGCAGTCCGGCGCCTACGGCGCCGCGGCCCGCTGGCTGCGCCGCGCCAGGCGGGCGTACGCCGCCGCCGGCCGCGAGCGCGAGTGGAGCGAGTACCTGGCGCGGCTCCTCGCCCGCCACCAGAAGAAGCACCGGCTCCGGCCGATCCTCGAGTCGCTGGCCCGGCCCACCTAG